Within the Dechloromonas denitrificans genome, the region CGGGTCAAATCCTTCGATGCCAGCCAGGCCAAGGCGATCAAGGGCGTGGTCGAGGTCGTGCAGATCCCGCAGGGGGTGGCAGTGCTCGCCGCCGATACCTGGAGCGCCAAGAAAGGCCGCGATGCGCTGACGGTGATCTGGGACGACAGCGCCGCCTTCAAGCTGGGCAGCGACGAAATCCTGGCCCGTTACAAGGAGCTGGCCAAGACGCCGGGGCTGGTCGCCAAGCAGACTGGCGACACCAGCCAGGCCTTCGCCGGGGCAGCCAAGGTGGTCAGCGCGGCCTTCGATTTTCCCTACCTGGCGCATGCCGCGATGGAGCCGTTGAACTGCGTCGTCCGCCTCAATGCTGACGGTTGCGAAGTGTGGAACGGCGAGCAGTTCCAGACCGTCGACCAGGGCCGGGTGGCGCAGGTGTTCGGCCTCCAGCCGGCGCAGGTCAAGCTGAACATGCTGTACGCCGGCGGCAGCTTCGGGCGGCGGGCCTGTACCCAGTCCGACTACGTGCTGGAAGCGGCGCACATCGTCAAGGCGATCGATGGCCGGGCGCCGGTCAAGCTGGTCTGGCTGCGCGAAGACGACATGCGCGGCGGCTACTACCGGCCGCTCTTTCATCACGCGCTGCAGGCGGCGCTCGACGCCAACGGCAAGCTGGTCGGCTGGACGCACCGGCTGGTCGGGCAGTCGATCCTGACCGGCTCGCCGTTCGAGCAAATGATGGTCAAGGACGGCATCGATCATGTTTCGGTCGAGGGCGCTTCGAACCTGCCCTACGCCATTCCCAACCTGACCGTCGACCTGCACACCCCGAGCGATATCGGCGTGCCAGTGCTGTGGTGGCGCTCGGTCGGCTCGTCGCACACGGCCTACTCGACCGAGGTCTTCCTCGACGAAGTCGCGGCGGCGATGGGCAAGGACCCGCTGGCCCTGCGCCTCGACCTGCTCGGTGAGCATCCGCGCCACGCCGGCGTACTCAAGCTGGCCGCCGCCAAGGCCGGCTGGGGCAAGCCGCTCAAGGCGACGGCCGGGGTCCGGCGCGGGCGCGGCATCGCGGTGCATGAATCCTTCAATTCCTACGTCGCCCAGGTCGCCGAGGTGAGCGTCCGGAAAGACGGTTCGGTCAAGGTCGACCGCGTCGTCTGCGCGGTCGATTGCGGCACGGCGATCAATCCCGACAACATCCGTTCGCAGGTCGAAGGCGCCGTCGGCTTCGCGTTGAGCGCGGCGCTGAGCGGGGAAATCACGCTCAAGGCCGGGCGCGTCGAGCAGGGCAATTTCGACGGCTACCCGCTGCTGCGCATCGGCGAAATGCCGGTGGTCGAGGTGCATATCGTGCCGTCCACCGCCGCCCCAACCGGCATCGGCGAACCGGGTGTGCCGCCGCTGGCGCCTGCCGTGGCCAACGCCATTGCGGCGGCGACCGGCAAGCACCTGCATCGGATGCCGTTCAATCCGGCGGAACTGGTGGCCTGAGATGGACAGCCAGGACACTCAGGTCCTCGCCGCCGCCCGCCGCTGGGCGGCGGCCGGCCACCGTTTCACGCTGGTCACCGTGGCCCGCACCTGGGGTTCCGCGCCGCGCCCGCCCGGCGCCTGGATGGCGCTGCGTGACGACGGGCAAGTGCAGGGTTCGGTTTCCGGCGGCTGCATCGAGACCGACCTGATCGACCGCCTGCTGGCCGGCGATTTCACCGCCTCGGCACCCTTCGTCGTGAGCTATGGGGTGACCCAGGAAGAAGCCCGCCGCTACGGTCTGCCCTGCGGCGGCCGCATGGAACTGCTGATCGAACCGGCGCCGGATCTGGCGTCGCTGCATCTGCTCGGCGAGCGCCTCGCGGCCGGCCAGCTGGTCCGCCGCAGCGTCGTCGTCGGCCAGTCGGGGGCGAGCATCGGCGCCGGCTCGGCCGGCGATGCCCTGGGCTGGGATGGCCGGACGCTGACCACGCTGCACGGCCCGGCCTGGCGCCTGCTGATCGTCGGCGCCGGGCAGATTTCGAGCTATCTGGCGCAGATGGCGCAGGCCCTCGATTACCACGTCTACATCTGCGATCCGCGCAGCGAATATGCCGCCGAATGGAATGTCCCAGGCACCACCCTGGTGCCGGGCATGCCGGACGATGCGGTGATCGCCCTGGGCCTTGATCCGCACAGCGCCGTGGTGGCGCTGACCCACGATCCCAAGCTCGACGACATGGTCCTGCTCGAAGCGCTGAAGTCGCCGGCCTTCTACGTTGGCGCGCTGGGTTCGCGGATCAACAACGAGCGGCGGCGCGAGCGCTTGCTGCAATATTTCGACCTGTCGCGGGCCGAAGTCGATCGCCTGCATGGCCCGGTCGGTCTGCCGATCGGCAGCCGGACGCCACCGGAAATCGCCGTCTCGATTCTGGCCGAGATGACCGCCGTCAAGAACGGCGTCCGGCCAGCCGACGGCTTGCTCGCCGCGCGAGCCCCGGCGACGGTCGGCTGCGGCGTCGGCTGAATCGTGCCCGGCGCGATCGTCGGCATCCTGCTCGCCGCCGGGCGGGGCAGCCGCTTCGGGAGCGACAAGCTGCGCCATCCGCTGGCCGACGGAACGCCGCTGGCGGTGGCGGCAGCGCGCCATTTCTACCCGGCCTGCGAGCGCCGGCTGGCCGTCCTGCATCCGGGCAGCGAGGCGCTGGCCAGCCTGCTCGCCGCCGAAGGATATGAAACGGTGATTTGCCCGGATGCCGATGCCGGTATGGGCCACAGCCTGGCCGCCGGCGTCCGGGCCAGTACCGAAGCGGCCGCTTGGCTGGTCGCCCTGGCCGACATGCCTTTCATCCTGCCAAGCAGCCATCAAGCCGTCGCCGCCCGCCTGCGCGCCGGCGCCAGCCTGGCGGCCAGCGAATTTAACGGCCGGCGCGGCCACCCAGTCGGCTTTGCCCGGGAGTGGCTGGCTCAACTATCGACGCTGACCGGCGACCAGGGCGGAAAAACGATCCTGCAAGCCCATCGCGACAGACTGCAACTTTGCCCGGTGGCCGATCCCGGCGTGCTCCGCGATATCGACCGGCCTGACGATCTGGAATAGGTCGGACTGGATCTGTTTGCCCGGTGCAAATCGGCGGCGGTGATGCCCTTTGTCTTATTCGGCGGGCTCGTATTCGGGCGCGGCTATCCCGCTTAGATGTGCGCGGCCAACCTGTGCGTTGGCTCGCGAGATACGGTGGAGTAGCTACTTTCAGCTTCCGCGAATGGGTGCTGTGCAGCCCTAAGCTGCCGTAGTCGGCTTAGGGAAGCGGTCAATCAGAATGTTTAAGGTACTCGGCAGCCAGAGCGTGAAGCGCGGAGGGGACAGGCTCGCGCGGCTTGCAGGCGGCCCGGTTGACCGAGTTTAGCCCGCTGCTGGGAATAGCGAGAGGAATTCATTCCAGTCCTCACGGTAATGAAAAACCTTGATTCCGAGTAGTTGCTCAAGCGTCCGCTTGTGAGTACAGATGTCTCCTTTGTCGCTGGTAAGAAAGACTTGGCACCCCTCCATATAGGCTGAATCAAGGTGCTTTGCATCGACTCTATTGCCCTTCCCAATGAGGGACTGGATTGCCGGCCAGTGATCGGATTGTTTTCCCATATCGTTCCATGTGAGGCCTTCAAGCTCATTGCACGTGTATTTCGTTTCGCTCCAGGTTGGACGAGAAGGCAATGCTCTATGCCTGATCTTCCGGTTCTTGTTCTCATACTTGAATTGATACACGCGAATTGCCCCATTTCGTTCCAGCTCTGACAACTCGGAACGATACGCACCTGTATCGCAGTAGACGCTTAGCATGGTAGAGGGCGGGCTATCAGTTACTCAACGCAATAAATATAAAATGCTATTGAGGAGGGCATCTGAACCAACGCTTTTTGGAATCAATAGGAGTGTTTTTGTTCCAGCACCATCCGTGCACGCGCAAATATTTGACTGCCGACTCGCGATTATCGCAAGCTGCTTCGGTATCCTGTTCGGCAGTCTGACAAATCTTGTTTGATTTCTCAATATTCGAAATGACGTCATCTGGACGGTACGCATCCGAAGTTCGTTGAACCATACGGGTTACATCATTGCCTTTTTGGTTTTCGATCCAAACGGTGATATCACCCCAAGAAGCATCTTGAATCCAACAGCCTTCTCCTCTGACCGCTACCGTCGCTGAGGGAAGCGATTCCGCAAAGACGTAAGACGCTTGACGCCAAGGGCATCCTGATATGCGTATGTTCGGCACGTATTTATAAAACGAATATTTCACCCCATCTGTAGTAATCGTTTCTTCCAACGTAAATTTAATTGCGTAAGCAGAGAATGGAAATGTCAGCAAAGCTGCTATCACTAAAATTGAAAATCGCGTTTTCACATAAGCTCCTAGCTGTGCTTAGAATAAATATTCGTCTGATTCGAATGTTGATAGCATAACCGAATACGCATCAGCTGCGAATGTCTGCATTGAAGGAAAGATGTCAATGGCCGCTTCTAGCTGCAACTCGCCAGGTGCGCGATATTGGCGGCGAGATGGTTTTTCCGAAACCCATAGCTAACCCCAGCCTTAAAATATTTTGGAACCAGATTTATTTTTTCCACTTCGCCCATGGATCTGGATCGTGACTAACAGAGGCTCTTGCATTATTCGATACACGCTTGTCGGTTTTGAAGCGGTGGTCTGTATCTTGGTCTCGCAGAGCCGCTTTTTTGGCGCGTTTTTCGCGCAACCGCTCGGCGTCTTCCAGACTCAATTCAGCCGGCTTGCCCGGCGTTTGACCCGGTGGGATAATGCGATCTCTGGGCGGCAATTCAAATTGTTCGTCAGATGCTCGAGGCAAGCTCTTGAATTGATATAAATAAAATGCTTCGACTTTTTCGCGTGCCCAATCCGTCTTCTTAAGGAATTTGACACTGGAATCAATGCTCGAGTTTTTATTAAAACAATTGATATTTAAATAGGCGAATAGAATTTCAAAGCCGTAGTGGTCGACTATTTCGGTTATCAATTGTTTTAAAGCAATGCCGTGCAGAGGATTATTGTTGTAATTTATATCGGTTTCCATGGAAATTCTCAAACAAGTGGCGGATTATCAATTATACCCGTCGCGGCATGGCGCATGCAGCAACGGTTATTGAACGATTATTATTGAATTGGACTGGCATATTGCAAATCCATCGATGGGCTAATTGAAATGAATGTGGAGATGGCTACCTTCTGCCTGATGCCAAATGGCATCAGGATTTAAAGGCAGATGCCCCCGTGGTCATTCGAAAAGCCCATCAAAATGCGTCTGTCGCCAAACCTTCAGGGGTTGGCGTCCGTGGCGTCCTCGGCATCCCCGAGGCGGGCATTCAGTGTCGGGTTTTGCAGCCAGTTGGATATGTCGTAGGCAATTTCGTAGCTCAGGCGATCCGATATGCCGCATCCGGTCCAGGCACGAAACGACTTTCGCACGGCAATGAAACTGCCGATTTCATGATCGTTGTCGACCAGCGAGCCGGTTACCGTCAGCCACTTGAAGCCTGAGTACAGCCCGCCGCCGAGCAGGCGGGAGTTCACAATCGTCAACAGCAGTTTCTTGCCGCCGGCAGTGCCGATATCGTCGGTCACCTGATAGACGTTTCCGAAGGTCATCCCGGTCAGGTAGTTTGGCAGTTCGGTGTTCCACGGGCAGGATTTCTTGATCTCCTGATCGATAGTGTCGTCCCGCAGCGTGTTGATCGTTTCGGCGATCTTGATGCCCGGCTTCGGCTCTTCCAGCCAGCCGGCAATGCTGTCCCCCAGGCCTTCGCCAAGGCGAATGGCTTGCTTGCACTTGTGCAGATTGCCGGAATACCGGTCGTCGCGAAAACCGAAGTCGCCGAGGGGTTTGCCGTTTTCGTCGAGCAGCGTTCCCGTTACCTCGATCCAGCTTGGCGCCGCCTTTTCGCCGGTGCCGACGGTCGGGCCGAGTCGCCCGGTCAGTATCAGTTTTTGGCCCTGGGCTTCCATCGGTTTGGGCGTGATGACCACCCGGTTGCCGCTGCTCTTGGCCAGATACTCGACAAGACGGGCGTCCCAAGGGCACTCCTGGCCGGGCGAGGTGCTCCCGTCGGCGGCCGGGGCGGCGTAGGGAATGGTCGATGCGACGTAGATGCTTGGCGCCGGGCCGGCATTGGCGATTGAGGCGGAGAGCAGGAGTAGCGATAGGACGAATGTTTTCAGAAGCATGAGAAATGGATTGGTTATATGAAAGAGTTGCTGCGGTTTTTGGACGAAAGAGCGTTTGTCGTATGCGGAGCAGGCCCCGGCTCGATGCCGATCAGTCGGATCATGATCGGCAATCGATGATGCCAAAGCGGGCGTCACCCGATTACGGCTTCGCAGTTTAGATTAAGACAGGTAAAGACCAATCGCATTACTGAATCTGGCCGGCATTTCGCGCTTCCCCGCGTGCTCGATCACCTGGATCGCTCCGCCGCACGGCAAGGCCTGGAAATCGAAACCCGCGAGCGGTCAATGATCGAATCCCCGGCAAAACGAAATGACAGCTAGGGCGGAGGTGGCTGGCGGCTGCCTCCGCTTCCGGCTACAGCCAGCCTTCCACCTTGCTCCGTGTCGGCACGCCGCCGGCGTGCACCACCGTGCCATCGATCACCACGCCGGGTGTGGACATCACGCCATAGGCCATGATGGCCGGCAGATCCTCGATTTTTTCGAGGCTGATCGCGACGCCCTTTTCCCTGGCGACGGCTTCGACCAGGGCAATGGTGTTACGACAGTTGGCACAGCCGGTGCCAAGAACCTTGATGCTTTTCATGGTGCTTCCTTTCATTGAATTGGCGAGTGCGAAGGGCTTGCCTCACAACAGCCAGTTGAAGACATAACCGACGAGCATGATGCCGACCGCCACGACACCGGCAAACGTGGCGATCAAGGTCGGCTTGAGCGCCTTGCGCAGGATGATCATTTCCGGTGCCGAGAGGGCGATCACCGCCATCATGAAGGCGAGCACCGTGCCCAGCGCAGCCCCTTTGCCGAGCAGCGCCTCAACAATCGGGATGATGCCGGCGGCGTTGGTGTACATCGGGACGCCGAGTACGACGGCGGCCGGCACCGCCCACCAGACATCCCGGCCCATGAAGGAGGCCATGAAATCTTCCGGCACAAAGCCGTGAATGCCGGCCCCGAGGGCAATGCCGAGCAGGATGTAAGGCCAGACCTTGCCGACGATTTCCCGGACATGGTTGCGGCCGGCCTGAAAGCGCTGCAGCCAGGAAAACTTCTCGTCAACCGGATGGGCCGTCTGCCCGGCGAGGATTTTCTGTACCCAGTCTTCAAGAAAGCGTTCCATCTTCAGCTTGCCGATGACCAGGCCGGCAACGATGGCGATCAGCAGTCCCATGCCGAGATAGAGAGCGGCGACCTGCCAGCCGAACATGCCGAACAGCAGCACCAGCGCGACTTCATTGACCATCGGCGCCGAAATCAGGAAAGAGAGGGTCACGCCGAGCGGCACGCCGGCCGACAGGAAGCCGATGAACAGCGGCACGGCCGAGCAGGAGCAAAACGGAGTAACGATGCCCAGACTGGCCGCCAGCACGTTGCCGACTCCTTCGCGCTTGCCGGAGAGTAGGGCGCGGGTGCGTTCCGGCGCAAAGAAGGTCTGGATGATGCCCATGACGAAGACGATGCCGGTCAGCAACAACAGTACTTTCGGCGTGTCGTACAGAAAGAAATGCATGGCTTCACCGAAATGCGTCTGGCGTGACAGCCCTAACAGGCCGACCAGCCATTCGGCGAAATCGGAAAGCTGGCTGTAGGCAATGAACCAAGCGACGGTAGCAACGGAAATGCCAAGCAACCATTGAATCAATTTGCGGCGATCGGCCATTTCAATGGGAACTGCGCTCATGGGTTTTCTCCGGGCTTCAATGTGAAAAT harbors:
- a CDS encoding xanthine dehydrogenase family protein molybdopterin-binding subunit; this translates as MSDIHIENLSRRRFLQGSAGLTLGFCLPSIAAAAGPAAAASFEPNAFLRIGADNSVTVISKHLEMGQGTYTGLATILADELDADWQQVRVEGAPADAKRYNNVFWGPAQGTGGSTAMANSWEQMRQAGATGRAMLVSAAAKRWQVGTADIAVRDGVVSHAASGRRASFGELAAEAANEAVPGAVKLKDPKDFRLIGKQAKRKDSAAKTDGSAQFTQDVFLPGMLVAVVAHPPLFGARVKSFDASQAKAIKGVVEVVQIPQGVAVLAADTWSAKKGRDALTVIWDDSAAFKLGSDEILARYKELAKTPGLVAKQTGDTSQAFAGAAKVVSAAFDFPYLAHAAMEPLNCVVRLNADGCEVWNGEQFQTVDQGRVAQVFGLQPAQVKLNMLYAGGSFGRRACTQSDYVLEAAHIVKAIDGRAPVKLVWLREDDMRGGYYRPLFHHALQAALDANGKLVGWTHRLVGQSILTGSPFEQMMVKDGIDHVSVEGASNLPYAIPNLTVDLHTPSDIGVPVLWWRSVGSSHTAYSTEVFLDEVAAAMGKDPLALRLDLLGEHPRHAGVLKLAAAKAGWGKPLKATAGVRRGRGIAVHESFNSYVAQVAEVSVRKDGSVKVDRVVCAVDCGTAINPDNIRSQVEGAVGFALSAALSGEITLKAGRVEQGNFDGYPLLRIGEMPVVEVHIVPSTAAPTGIGEPGVPPLAPAVANAIAAATGKHLHRMPFNPAELVA
- a CDS encoding XdhC family protein, whose translation is MDSQDTQVLAAARRWAAAGHRFTLVTVARTWGSAPRPPGAWMALRDDGQVQGSVSGGCIETDLIDRLLAGDFTASAPFVVSYGVTQEEARRYGLPCGGRMELLIEPAPDLASLHLLGERLAAGQLVRRSVVVGQSGASIGAGSAGDALGWDGRTLTTLHGPAWRLLIVGAGQISSYLAQMAQALDYHVYICDPRSEYAAEWNVPGTTLVPGMPDDAVIALGLDPHSAVVALTHDPKLDDMVLLEALKSPAFYVGALGSRINNERRRERLLQYFDLSRAEVDRLHGPVGLPIGSRTPPEIAVSILAEMTAVKNGVRPADGLLAARAPATVGCGVG
- a CDS encoding NTP transferase domain-containing protein, coding for MPGAIVGILLAAGRGSRFGSDKLRHPLADGTPLAVAAARHFYPACERRLAVLHPGSEALASLLAAEGYETVICPDADAGMGHSLAAGVRASTEAAAWLVALADMPFILPSSHQAVAARLRAGASLAASEFNGRRGHPVGFAREWLAQLSTLTGDQGGKTILQAHRDRLQLCPVADPGVLRDIDRPDDLE
- a CDS encoding VF530 family DNA-binding protein, which encodes METDINYNNNPLHGIALKQLITEIVDHYGFEILFAYLNINCFNKNSSIDSSVKFLKKTDWAREKVEAFYLYQFKSLPRASDEQFELPPRDRIIPPGQTPGKPAELSLEDAERLREKRAKKAALRDQDTDHRFKTDKRVSNNARASVSHDPDPWAKWKK
- a CDS encoding thioredoxin family protein, translating into MKSIKVLGTGCANCRNTIALVEAVAREKGVAISLEKIEDLPAIMAYGVMSTPGVVIDGTVVHAGGVPTRSKVEGWL
- a CDS encoding permease, with the protein product MSAVPIEMADRRKLIQWLLGISVATVAWFIAYSQLSDFAEWLVGLLGLSRQTHFGEAMHFFLYDTPKVLLLLTGIVFVMGIIQTFFAPERTRALLSGKREGVGNVLAASLGIVTPFCSCSAVPLFIGFLSAGVPLGVTLSFLISAPMVNEVALVLLFGMFGWQVAALYLGMGLLIAIVAGLVIGKLKMERFLEDWVQKILAGQTAHPVDEKFSWLQRFQAGRNHVREIVGKVWPYILLGIALGAGIHGFVPEDFMASFMGRDVWWAVPAAVVLGVPMYTNAAGIIPIVEALLGKGAALGTVLAFMMAVIALSAPEMIILRKALKPTLIATFAGVVAVGIMLVGYVFNWLL